One region of Malania oleifera isolate guangnan ecotype guangnan chromosome 6, ASM2987363v1, whole genome shotgun sequence genomic DNA includes:
- the LOC131158730 gene encoding uncharacterized protein LOC131158730, translating into MVQGEKEMLKKFMHRFNTATLEIRNLDMRVALAALTTALQSGSFLYSLGKKPLAYMGELMARAQKYINLEEMMDTRGNRIELKRKGNSHEMGESSRSTKRQETSTLLTSPKIRGQSSKFSTYTPLNVSCFEILMQIRKKNYVSWPELMRTYLHKRNMSKFCQFHRDHRHDTEECIQLKKEIKALMKRGYLSRFIKKEDPQREPREQRRPNRNEKEEQVIGEITVIFGGSASGEDSGGGRKRYVKQVLSTEKGKPSSKRNSQDDDIIFDNGTKK; encoded by the coding sequence ATGGTCCAGGGAGAGAAGGAGATGCTAAAAAAATTCATGCATCGCTTCAACACCGCGACCCTGGAGATCCGCAACCTAGACATGAGGGTGGCTTTGGCAGCTCTGACCACTGCCCTTCAGTCCGGAAGCTTCCTGTACTCTTTGGGGAAGAAGCCGCTGGCTTATATGGGAGAATTGATGGCCCGAGCGCAGAAGTACATCAACTTAGAAGAAATGATGGACACCAGGGGAAATCGCATCGAGCTGAAAAGGAAGGGTAATAGTCATGAGATGGGAGAATCCTCTAGATCCACGAAGAGACAAGAGACTAGTACGCTGCTCACCAGCCCTAAGATAAGAGGGCAGTCCAGCAAGTTCTCCACCTATACACCCCTAAATGTATCGTGTTTTGAAATACTAATGCAGATAAGGAAGAAGAACTATGTCTCGTGGCCAGAACTTATGCGAACTTATTTACATAAACGAAACATGTCCAAGTTTTGTCAATTCCACAGGGATCATAGGCATGACACAGAGGAATGTATTCAGCTGAAGAAGGAGATTAAAGCTTTGATGAAAAGGGGATACCTGTCAAGatttataaagaaagaagatccacAAAGAGAACCTCGCGAGCAGAGGAGACCCAACAGGAACGAGAAGGAAGAACAGGTCATAGGGGAAATCACGGTGATCTTTGGAGGATCCGCTAGTGGAGAAGATAGCGGAGGTGGACGCAAAAGATATGTTAAACAAGTACTCTCAACAGAGAAAGGGAAACCAAGTAGCAAAAGGAATAGTCAagatgatgatatcatctttgacAACGGAACGAAGAAGTAG